One Aliarcobacter cryaerophilus ATCC 43158 genomic window, TATATTGGTCAAAAAATTAAAAATCCAAAAGATATTTTTGAAAATGAAGAATTATTTCAAGATATTATGTTTTGGTCACGTGAGAGTGCAAAAGAACTTTTAAATACTAAAAATAATAAAAGATTCCTAGTAAATTACATTGATGATGTTGGGTCAATTGTAGATGAGTATATGACAATTAGAAGATTAAAAATGTATCATAATAGATTTGAAAAAAAGAATAAATATTGCTTAGATCAAAATTCTAGTGAAAAAATCATCAGTTTTATTATTAGTAGATGGCTAAATGTATTTTACAATTTAACATCCAACCCTAAATATAAGGACTTTATCGATATATCATGCATCAGGATACCATTTGATGAAACTATTACATACCATACATTAAATAAAAATGATAAGGATAAGGAATTAGATAAAAGACTCATAAAAAAAGCCCTAAAAAAGATATGGGAAGAAAACTATATTTCTGATAATAACTTTAGTTTTGATGATTTTAACTATTTATGTAAAAAATACAACTTCAAAATTTCAGAAGTTTTAGATTATAACCAATATATTGATTATAAAATTGCAAATAAAAAAAATATTTTGAAACTTTCTTTTAAGGCTTTAAAATGAATCAATTAGAATACTGTGAAATTAAAAATTTACTTTTAGAGCAAAGAGAATATTTAGAAATAATAAAATTTCTAATACCTGAAAATTTTGAAATGTGCTAATTTATTTGTAATTCTTACTCCATCAAAAAGTATTGGAACTCCTGAAAATCCTCTCATTGATATATCATTTGTTCTGCCATGATTATCTCCAGTATAAACTGTGTTTGATGACATTTCTATAATATCTTCAACATTTTGAAGCGCAGCTTCTTCTATAAACGATTTATTGAATGTTTGTATTGATTTTGCAGTATCATTTTTTGATATTTGAGTTCTGTTTAATTGAGGCTTAGCTTCATTTTGATATTTTGAATAAGCTACTTCATTTACTGTTATTTCTTCTAGCTTTGTAATATCTTCTCCAAACAATGAAGAACCCGATATTAAAAGCATACAAAAATTAATTGATATTTTTTTATTAAAAAAATTATCTTTCATTACGACTCCTATTAAATTTTAGGAATAGTATATAATTTGATATTAATTATCAATAATAAAATGTTGCTATAGGGAAAAATTATGCTAATAAAAGGAAAATACTAGTATTTAAATTGTTTTTTGTACTGAATAGGTGAAATCTTAAAATAATTAATAAAAAGCTTACTAAAATATCCTGAGTTCTTATAACCAACCTTTCTAGCAACTTCATTTACATTAAATTCATCTTTTAACAATTCTTTTGCTACTTCTAACCTTCTTTTTTGTAGCATTTCTAAAATAGTCATATTATAAAATTCTTTAAAATCTTTTTTTAAATAACATTCGTTTATTGCAGATTTGTAAGCAATATTTTTTATAGATAAATTTGAGCTATATTCTTGCATAATAATTTCTTTTGCCCTTTCCAAAGAAGAAGCTCTACTTTTAGTATTAGTTGATTTATTTAAAGATTTTGAAATTTTTTGTATGGTGTAATGAATTAAATCAGTAGTTTTAGATTCTAAATATATTGTTTTTAAAATATTTTTAAATGAATCTTTATCTTTAAAATAATTAATTATTTCATGTTGCAAAGTATCAATTTGCAAAGTATCAAAAATAGAATAGCTTTTTTTATGTGCTTCTTTCATATAACTCTTTATATTATCAATAGGTGAAGTGATTTCTAAGAAAAGCTCTTCTTTCATTCCGATTGAAAATGTTATAAGTTTTTTATTTTTTTTTAAAGGAACTTCGACATAAAAATTATTTGATGATAAGCCTAAAAGTAAAGATTCTTTTTTCAAAGTATGTTTTTCAGAATTTCTATATAAAAAATTAATATCATCACCCAAATTAAATATTAAACTTCCTCCTGAAACATTACTCTCTTCTACAAGTAATAAATCTTTATTCGTAGTAAAATTTCTAATATAAACAGCTATACCATTTCCTAAATCATAAAAGATTGTATATCCGTTACCATATTCTTTTTTTATTGTAGATATAAAAATCTCTCTAGAAAATGGATTACTTATCATTTTATTTACTTCTATCAAATCAAAATAATTTATCTTTTCAATTTTTTGCATAAAAGTTAATTCTCCTTATTCAAATTCAATAATTGTTGGTTCATTATTAACTCTATTTAAAAATCTTGCTGATTTTCCTTCAAAAGAAACTTTTGCAACCCCTACTCTACCATCTCTATTTTTTAAAACTAAGATTTCCGCATCCTCTACACTATCATAATTTAACATAGTAAGTTTATCTTTGTTTTTTTTATAATATGAATCTCTGTAAAGACCTAATACTATATCAGCATCTTCTTCTATATTGCCAGAATTCTTTAAATCACTTAACATTGGTCTTTTATTTTCTCTTGATTCTAATGATCTATTTAACTGTTGAAGTAAAAATACTCTAATATTATAATCTCTAGCAATCTTTTTTAGCATAGCACTAATATGCCCTATTTCTATATCTTCTCTTGTTTTACCAAGTAATTGAATTTTTCCTGTATGATCAACAAAAATATTTTTTATATTAGGATTTTTTCTTAGAGTTGCTTTTATTCTATTTTGTAATTCTAAAATTGTTGGATATGCTTTATCATGAATTATTAAATTTGAATTTTCAAAAAATTCTATAGCTGCATTAAAATTATCTTTGTTTTTTACTAATCCTCTTTTTAAGTCTGTTAAACTCTCTTGAGATCTTGCAGCGATCAATCTACTAACTATTTTTTTTCTAGGCATCTCTAAACTCTCTATTAAAACTCCCCTACCCTCTTCTAAAGCTTTTATTGCAATATTTGAAATTATACTAGTTTTACCCATCGAAGGCCTTGCAGCAATTACAATTAAATCACCATCTTCAAATGCCCCTATAATATTATCTAAAGCTTCAAGTCCACTACTTTGACCTAATATTTTTGCTCCACCATCTAATGCCTTTTGCATATCAGCTTTAAATTCTTTTATCGTATCTCTAATTGTAGGTATTTGTTGTAGAGTCTCATTTTCAATGTTTTCAATATTAACTTGAATATTAGTAATTATATCTTGACTATTTTTGTCATTACTTACATTAAATATAATATTTTTTGAAAGTTGCTCTAATTTTCTCAGTTTTGAGCTCTCTTTAATCTCAAGACAATAAGCTTCTGTATTAACAATAGGTTTTGCACTAAGTATCTCTATTAATACATTATCATTAAAGTCTTCTTTAGGCACCCTATTTCTAATGAAATCTTCATCTATTGGTAAACCTTCATCATGTAAAGCTAACATAACTTGATATATATCTTGATGAGCCTTTAAGTAAAAATCATCTTTTTTTAATATTAAAGAAACTTCAAAAATTTGCTCATAATCAAAGAATATAGAACTTAAAACTAATCTTTCAATATTTAATATATTTATAAAATTCAAAGTATCCCCTATTTTTATTCGTTATGTAACGAG contains:
- a CDS encoding TonB-dependent receptor plug domain-containing protein, producing MKDNFFNKKISINFCMLLISGSSLFGEDITKLEEITVNEVAYSKYQNEAKPQLNRTQISKNDTAKSIQTFNKSFIEEAALQNVEDIIEMSSNTVYTGDNHGRTNDISMRGFSGVPILFDGVRITNKLAHFKIFRY
- a CDS encoding helix-turn-helix domain-containing protein, translating into MQKIEKINYFDLIEVNKMISNPFSREIFISTIKKEYGNGYTIFYDLGNGIAVYIRNFTTNKDLLLVEESNVSGGSLIFNLGDDINFLYRNSEKHTLKKESLLLGLSSNNFYVEVPLKKNKKLITFSIGMKEELFLEITSPIDNIKSYMKEAHKKSYSIFDTLQIDTLQHEIINYFKDKDSFKNILKTIYLESKTTDLIHYTIQKISKSLNKSTNTKSRASSLERAKEIIMQEYSSNLSIKNIAYKSAINECYLKKDFKEFYNMTILEMLQKRRLEVAKELLKDEFNVNEVARKVGYKNSGYFSKLFINYFKISPIQYKKQFKY
- a CDS encoding DnaB-like helicase C-terminal domain-containing protein, with the translated sequence MNFINILNIERLVLSSIFFDYEQIFEVSLILKKDDFYLKAHQDIYQVMLALHDEGLPIDEDFIRNRVPKEDFNDNVLIEILSAKPIVNTEAYCLEIKESSKLRKLEQLSKNIIFNVSNDKNSQDIITNIQVNIENIENETLQQIPTIRDTIKEFKADMQKALDGGAKILGQSSGLEALDNIIGAFEDGDLIVIAARPSMGKTSIISNIAIKALEEGRGVLIESLEMPRKKIVSRLIAARSQESLTDLKRGLVKNKDNFNAAIEFFENSNLIIHDKAYPTILELQNRIKATLRKNPNIKNIFVDHTGKIQLLGKTREDIEIGHISAMLKKIARDYNIRVFLLQQLNRSLESRENKRPMLSDLKNSGNIEEDADIVLGLYRDSYYKKNKDKLTMLNYDSVEDAEILVLKNRDGRVGVAKVSFEGKSARFLNRVNNEPTIIEFE